From a single Sander vitreus isolate 19-12246 chromosome 2, sanVit1, whole genome shotgun sequence genomic region:
- the mchr1a gene encoding melanin-concentrating hormone receptor 1 isoform X1 translates to MDFLNDSSFFLGDTNSTTTTSTAVDGALHCSAILPVIFGIICFLGIMGNCIVIYTIMKKTKCCAKQTVPDIFILNLSIVDLLFLLGMPFLIHQLLGNGTWHFGGEMCRIITALDSNSQIVSTYILTAMTLDRYLATVHPIRFNYIRTPCVAALVIGLVWGLSLLTIIPVWMYAGLMPLPDGFVACALLLPDAVTDIYWFTLYQFFLAFAIPLAIICLVFFKILQHMSASVAPLPPWSLRVRTRKVTRMAVAICLAFFICWAPYYILQLIHLGVQKPSIAFSYAYNIAISMGYANSCINPFLYIILSETFKRQFLRAVRPVNRKFRVNPSTTDGGSVSVRMVPEGAQQEPASREMIPSNMAPQ, encoded by the exons ATGGATTTCTTAAACGATAGTAGTTTTTTCCTCGGAGACACtaattcaacaacaacaacatcaacag CTGTAGATGGGGCTCTTCACTGCAGTGCCATCCTCCCCGTCATCTTTGGCATCATCTGCTTTCTGGGTATCATGGGGAACTGTATTGTCATCTACACCATAATGAAAAAGACCAAGTGCTGTGCCAAGCAAACTGTTCCAGACATATTTATCTTAAATTTGTCAATTGTTGATCTCCTGTTCCTCCTTGGTATGCCATTCCTCATCCACCAGCTGCTGGGCAACGGCACCTGGCACTTTGGAGGCGAAATGTGTAGAATCATCACTGCGCTTGACTCCAATAGCCAGATTGTCAGTACTTACATCCTCACTGCAATGACCCTCGACCGTTACTTGGCTACGGTCCATCCCATCCGCTTCAACTACATCCGCACACCTTGTGTGGCAGCGCTGGTCATTGGCCTGGTGTGGGGTCTGTCCTTACTCACAATCATCCCCGTGTGGATGTATGCAGGCCTGATGCCTCTACCTGATGGCTTTGTGGCCTGTGCTCTCCTTCTGCCTGACGCAGTCACTGACATATACTGGTTTACGCTTTACCAGTTCTTCTTGGCCTTTGCTATACCTTTGGCCATCATCTGCCTGGTGTTCTTCAAGATCCTCCAGCACATGTCCGCCAGCGTTGCACCACTGCCTCCATGGAGTTTGAGGGTACGCACCAGAAAGGTGACCCGGATGGCAGTAGCTATCTGCCTGGCTTTTTTCATCTGTTGGGCCCCTTACTACATCCTTCAGCTGATCCATTTAGGGGTGCAGAAGCCAAGCATAGCTTTCTCCTATGCCTACAACATAGCTATTAGCATGGGATATGCTAACAGTTGCATTAACCCATTCCTCTACATTATCCTTAGTGAGACCTTCAAGAGGCAGTTTCTCAGGGCTGTACGCCCAGTTAATAGAAAGTTCCGTGTGAACCCGAGCACAACAGATGGTggcagtgtgagtgtgagaatgGTACCTGAAGGAGCTCAGCAGGAGCCAGCCTCTCGGGAGATGATACCATCCAACATGGCCCCACAATGA
- the gga3a gene encoding ADP-ribosylation factor-binding protein GGA3a isoform X3, with protein MADDGESLESWLNKATNPSNRQEDWEYIMGFCDQINKELEGPQISVRLLAHKIQSPQEWEAMQALMVLEACMKNCGRRFHNEVGKFRFLNELIKVVSPKYLGDKVSERVKTKVIEMLYSWTVSLPDEAKIFEAYEMLKSQGIVLVDPEIPLDATLIPSPSPRPKNPVFDDEKKSKRLAELLKSKKPEDLEEANRLIKNMVKEDEVRTQKATKQKSTLEAVNNSVKLLNEMLAHFSQDDSTDGDKEIIRELYGDCDKLRQTVVQLATETEDNDSSLGDILQASDDLSHVINSYKKIVEGHIVNGGTEAAQQTQSSVRQGRTNQSEILIDLVGLDIQSVSLPGQQPPTSSLSIPADLLCGSAAADSQSHSPSVPSAALSLLDEELLSLGLNEPAPIPNKSTRVNLSNHLPSLQDSSQDLDFFETTLPSVSAFSTSSLYPDGLSVTVAPVSSAKSSTTASALSFPGPVFSTPPTSTRSVSTTSVIFPQPLSSVLTTTAPAAVPQAFSMASPATSAPPVTQQQVSTSPGASHTTLTSLSHNLQDLALLDLGSPKITHGVMDFGSFLGKSEDLLAPATLSSTSLLLGGSTPHPAKSQADDSPLLRSLSPILPLSQASPGKGQEVSLANVVVPLDSIKPTMGLCGGF; from the exons ATGGCGGACGACGGAGAATCGCTGGAGTCCTGGCTTA ACAAAGCCACCAACCCTTCCAACAGACAGGAAGACTGGGAGTATATAATGGGATTCTGTGACCAAATCAATAAGGAACTGGAAGG CCCACAAATATCCGTTAGACTGTTGGCTCACAAGATTCAGTCCCCTCAGGAATGGGAGGCAATGCAAGCATTAATG GTTCTCGAGGCTTGTATGAAGAACTGCGGGCGACGGTTTCACAATGAAGTTGGGAAATTTaggtttttaaatgaattaattaaggTGGTTTCACCCAAA TATTTAGGAGACAAAGTATCAGAGAGAGTGAAGACAAAAGTGATCGAGATGCTGTACAGTTGGACTGTGTCTTTACCAGATGAAGCAAAGATCTTTGAAGCATATGAGATGTTAAAGTCACAGG GTATTGTTTTAGTTGACCCAGAAATCCCTCTTGATGCTACATTAATACCATCGCCTTCTCCGCGACCCAAGAATCCTGTGTTTGATGATGAGAAGAAGAGCAAG AGATTAGCAGAGCTGCTGAAGAGCAAAAAGCCTGAAGATCTGGAAGAGGCCAATCGGCTCATCAAGAACATGGTCAAGGAG GACGAGGTGAGAACGCAGAAAGCGACAAAGCAGAAAAGCACGCTGGAGGCAGTCAACAACAGTGTCAAACTCCTTAACGAGATGCTTGCTCACTTCAGCCAGGACGACTCCACGGACGGAGACAAGGAGATCATAAGG GAGCTGTATGGAGATTGCGACAAGCTCAGGCAAACTGTAGTTCAGCTCGCTACTGAGACTGAGGATAATGACAGCAGCTTGG GAGACATCCTGCAGGCCAGTGATGACCTCTCCCATGTCATTAATTCCTATAAGAAGATTGTGGAAGGACATATTGTCAATGGAGGGACTGAAGCAGCACAACAAACACAATCATCAGTGAGACAAG GTCGCACAAACCAGTCAGAGATTCTGATTGACCTGGTGGGTCTGGACATTCAGAGCGTCTCTCTACCAGGGCAGCAACCCCCAACATCTTCTTTGTCCATTCCTGCTGACCTGCTGTGTGGGTCTGCTGCCGCTGACTCTCAGTCCCACAGCCCCAGCGTACCCTCTGCAGCACTCTCTCTGCTGGATGAAGAGCTACTATCTTTAG GCCTCAACGAACCTGCTCCCATTCCAAATAAATCAACACGTGTAAACCTGAGCAATCATTTGCCATCTTTACAG GATTCCAGTcaagatttagatttttttgaaaCAACTTTGCCTTCGGTTTCTGCGTTCTCTACATCTTCACTTTATCCAGACGGCCTTTCTGTGACAGTAGCCCCAGTTAGCTCAGCCAAGTCTTCTACAACTGCCTCTGCCTTAAGCTTCCCTGGCCCCGTCTTCTCCACGCCTCCGACTTCTACAAGATCTGTCTCAACAACGTCAGTCATATTCCCACAGCCCCTCAGCTCAGTATTGACCACCACGGCTCCAGCAGCTGTTCCTCAGGCATTCAGCATGGCCTCGCCTGCTACTTCAGCCCCCCCTGTCACTCAGCAACAGGTCTCCACTTCACCTGGAGCGTCCCACACCACTTTAACTTCTCTGAGTCACAatctgcaagaccttgccttgcTGGATCTGGGCAGTCCTAAAAT TACACATGGTGTGATGGACTTTGGCAGCTTTCTGGGCAAGAGTGAGGATCTGCTCGCTCCTGCTACCCTGTCTTCCACCTCACTGCTCCTAGGAGGGTCCACTCCCCACCCTGCCAAGAGTCAGGCAGATGACAGCCCTCTGTTACGCTCTCTGTCCCCCATCCTCCCTCTGAGCCAGGCCAGCCCAGGCAAGGGACAAGAGGTGTCCCTGGCCAATGTTGTTGTCCCTTTAGATTCCATCAAGCCAA caatgggactttgcgggggcttctag
- the gga3a gene encoding ADP-ribosylation factor-binding protein GGA3a isoform X2 codes for MADDGESLESWLNKATNPSNRQEDWEYIMGFCDQINKELEGPQISVRLLAHKIQSPQEWEAMQALMVLEACMKNCGRRFHNEVGKFRFLNELIKVVSPKYLGDKVSERVKTKVIEMLYSWTVSLPDEAKIFEAYEMLKSQGIVLVDPEIPLDATLIPSPSPRPKNPVFDDEKKSKRLAELLKSKKPEDLEEANRLIKNMVKEDEVRTQKATKQKSTLEAVNNSVKLLNEMLAHFSQDDSTDGDKEIIRELYGDCDKLRQTVVQLATETEDNDSSLGDILQASDDLSHVINSYKKIVEGHIVNGGTEAAQQTQSSVRQGRTNQSEILIDLVGLDIQSVSLPGQQPPTSSLSIPADLLCGSAAADSQSHSPSVPSAALSLLDEELLSLGLNEPAPIPNKSTRVNLSNHLPSLQPLSSVLTTTAPAAVPQAFSMASPATSAPPVTQQQVSTSPGASHTTLTSLSHNLQDLALLDLGSPKITHGVMDFGSFLGKSEDLLAPATLSSTSLLLGGSTPHPAKSQADDSPLLRSLSPILPLSQASPGKGQEVSLANVVVPLDSIKPSKVCPVTAYDKNGVRVLLHFATDCPAGRPDVLVMVASMLNTAPLPVRNIALQAAVPKTMKVRLQSPSGSELAPFNPILPPAAITQVMLLANPLKEKVRMRYKLTFTLGEQPHSEVGEVNEFPPTDRWGAL; via the exons ATGGCGGACGACGGAGAATCGCTGGAGTCCTGGCTTA ACAAAGCCACCAACCCTTCCAACAGACAGGAAGACTGGGAGTATATAATGGGATTCTGTGACCAAATCAATAAGGAACTGGAAGG CCCACAAATATCCGTTAGACTGTTGGCTCACAAGATTCAGTCCCCTCAGGAATGGGAGGCAATGCAAGCATTAATG GTTCTCGAGGCTTGTATGAAGAACTGCGGGCGACGGTTTCACAATGAAGTTGGGAAATTTaggtttttaaatgaattaattaaggTGGTTTCACCCAAA TATTTAGGAGACAAAGTATCAGAGAGAGTGAAGACAAAAGTGATCGAGATGCTGTACAGTTGGACTGTGTCTTTACCAGATGAAGCAAAGATCTTTGAAGCATATGAGATGTTAAAGTCACAGG GTATTGTTTTAGTTGACCCAGAAATCCCTCTTGATGCTACATTAATACCATCGCCTTCTCCGCGACCCAAGAATCCTGTGTTTGATGATGAGAAGAAGAGCAAG AGATTAGCAGAGCTGCTGAAGAGCAAAAAGCCTGAAGATCTGGAAGAGGCCAATCGGCTCATCAAGAACATGGTCAAGGAG GACGAGGTGAGAACGCAGAAAGCGACAAAGCAGAAAAGCACGCTGGAGGCAGTCAACAACAGTGTCAAACTCCTTAACGAGATGCTTGCTCACTTCAGCCAGGACGACTCCACGGACGGAGACAAGGAGATCATAAGG GAGCTGTATGGAGATTGCGACAAGCTCAGGCAAACTGTAGTTCAGCTCGCTACTGAGACTGAGGATAATGACAGCAGCTTGG GAGACATCCTGCAGGCCAGTGATGACCTCTCCCATGTCATTAATTCCTATAAGAAGATTGTGGAAGGACATATTGTCAATGGAGGGACTGAAGCAGCACAACAAACACAATCATCAGTGAGACAAG GTCGCACAAACCAGTCAGAGATTCTGATTGACCTGGTGGGTCTGGACATTCAGAGCGTCTCTCTACCAGGGCAGCAACCCCCAACATCTTCTTTGTCCATTCCTGCTGACCTGCTGTGTGGGTCTGCTGCCGCTGACTCTCAGTCCCACAGCCCCAGCGTACCCTCTGCAGCACTCTCTCTGCTGGATGAAGAGCTACTATCTTTAG GCCTCAACGAACCTGCTCCCATTCCAAATAAATCAACACGTGTAAACCTGAGCAATCATTTGCCATCTTTACAG CCCCTCAGCTCAGTATTGACCACCACGGCTCCAGCAGCTGTTCCTCAGGCATTCAGCATGGCCTCGCCTGCTACTTCAGCCCCCCCTGTCACTCAGCAACAGGTCTCCACTTCACCTGGAGCGTCCCACACCACTTTAACTTCTCTGAGTCACAatctgcaagaccttgccttgcTGGATCTGGGCAGTCCTAAAAT TACACATGGTGTGATGGACTTTGGCAGCTTTCTGGGCAAGAGTGAGGATCTGCTCGCTCCTGCTACCCTGTCTTCCACCTCACTGCTCCTAGGAGGGTCCACTCCCCACCCTGCCAAGAGTCAGGCAGATGACAGCCCTCTGTTACGCTCTCTGTCCCCCATCCTCCCTCTGAGCCAGGCCAGCCCAGGCAAGGGACAAGAGGTGTCCCTGGCCAATGTTGTTGTCCCTTTAGATTCCATCAAGCCAA GTAAAGTGTGTCCTGTGACAGCATATGACAAAAACGGTGTCCGTGTTCTGCTGCATTTTGCCACTGACTGTCCAGCAGGCAGACCTGATGTACTGGTGATGGTTGCGTCCATGCTGAACACTGCCCCACTGCCTGTCAGGAACATTGCTCTGCAGGCTGCTGTGCCCAAG ACAATGAAAGTGAGACTGCAATCTCCCTCAGGCTCAGAGCTGGCTCCTTTTAACCCAATCCTTCCTCCTGCTGCCATCACTCAGGTCATGCTGCTTGCCAATCCTCTCAAG gAAAAGGTTCGGATGAGATACAAACTGACATTTACGCTGGGAGAGCAGCCACACTCAGAAGTGGGGGAGGTGAATGAGTTTCCGCCTACTGACCGATGGGGGGCTCTATAG
- the mchr1a gene encoding melanin-concentrating hormone receptor 1 isoform X2, protein MDFLNDSSFFLGDTNSTTPAVDGALHCSAILPVIFGIICFLGIMGNCIVIYTIMKKTKCCAKQTVPDIFILNLSIVDLLFLLGMPFLIHQLLGNGTWHFGGEMCRIITALDSNSQIVSTYILTAMTLDRYLATVHPIRFNYIRTPCVAALVIGLVWGLSLLTIIPVWMYAGLMPLPDGFVACALLLPDAVTDIYWFTLYQFFLAFAIPLAIICLVFFKILQHMSASVAPLPPWSLRVRTRKVTRMAVAICLAFFICWAPYYILQLIHLGVQKPSIAFSYAYNIAISMGYANSCINPFLYIILSETFKRQFLRAVRPVNRKFRVNPSTTDGGSVSVRMVPEGAQQEPASREMIPSNMAPQ, encoded by the exons ATGGATTTCTTAAACGATAGTAGTTTTTTCCTCGGAGACACtaattcaacaa CTCCAGCTGTAGATGGGGCTCTTCACTGCAGTGCCATCCTCCCCGTCATCTTTGGCATCATCTGCTTTCTGGGTATCATGGGGAACTGTATTGTCATCTACACCATAATGAAAAAGACCAAGTGCTGTGCCAAGCAAACTGTTCCAGACATATTTATCTTAAATTTGTCAATTGTTGATCTCCTGTTCCTCCTTGGTATGCCATTCCTCATCCACCAGCTGCTGGGCAACGGCACCTGGCACTTTGGAGGCGAAATGTGTAGAATCATCACTGCGCTTGACTCCAATAGCCAGATTGTCAGTACTTACATCCTCACTGCAATGACCCTCGACCGTTACTTGGCTACGGTCCATCCCATCCGCTTCAACTACATCCGCACACCTTGTGTGGCAGCGCTGGTCATTGGCCTGGTGTGGGGTCTGTCCTTACTCACAATCATCCCCGTGTGGATGTATGCAGGCCTGATGCCTCTACCTGATGGCTTTGTGGCCTGTGCTCTCCTTCTGCCTGACGCAGTCACTGACATATACTGGTTTACGCTTTACCAGTTCTTCTTGGCCTTTGCTATACCTTTGGCCATCATCTGCCTGGTGTTCTTCAAGATCCTCCAGCACATGTCCGCCAGCGTTGCACCACTGCCTCCATGGAGTTTGAGGGTACGCACCAGAAAGGTGACCCGGATGGCAGTAGCTATCTGCCTGGCTTTTTTCATCTGTTGGGCCCCTTACTACATCCTTCAGCTGATCCATTTAGGGGTGCAGAAGCCAAGCATAGCTTTCTCCTATGCCTACAACATAGCTATTAGCATGGGATATGCTAACAGTTGCATTAACCCATTCCTCTACATTATCCTTAGTGAGACCTTCAAGAGGCAGTTTCTCAGGGCTGTACGCCCAGTTAATAGAAAGTTCCGTGTGAACCCGAGCACAACAGATGGTggcagtgtgagtgtgagaatgGTACCTGAAGGAGCTCAGCAGGAGCCAGCCTCTCGGGAGATGATACCATCCAACATGGCCCCACAATGA
- the gga3a gene encoding ADP-ribosylation factor-binding protein GGA3a isoform X1 — protein MADDGESLESWLNKATNPSNRQEDWEYIMGFCDQINKELEGPQISVRLLAHKIQSPQEWEAMQALMVLEACMKNCGRRFHNEVGKFRFLNELIKVVSPKYLGDKVSERVKTKVIEMLYSWTVSLPDEAKIFEAYEMLKSQGIVLVDPEIPLDATLIPSPSPRPKNPVFDDEKKSKRLAELLKSKKPEDLEEANRLIKNMVKEDEVRTQKATKQKSTLEAVNNSVKLLNEMLAHFSQDDSTDGDKEIIRELYGDCDKLRQTVVQLATETEDNDSSLGDILQASDDLSHVINSYKKIVEGHIVNGGTEAAQQTQSSVRQGRTNQSEILIDLVGLDIQSVSLPGQQPPTSSLSIPADLLCGSAAADSQSHSPSVPSAALSLLDEELLSLGLNEPAPIPNKSTRVNLSNHLPSLQDSSQDLDFFETTLPSVSAFSTSSLYPDGLSVTVAPVSSAKSSTTASALSFPGPVFSTPPTSTRSVSTTSVIFPQPLSSVLTTTAPAAVPQAFSMASPATSAPPVTQQQVSTSPGASHTTLTSLSHNLQDLALLDLGSPKITHGVMDFGSFLGKSEDLLAPATLSSTSLLLGGSTPHPAKSQADDSPLLRSLSPILPLSQASPGKGQEVSLANVVVPLDSIKPSKVCPVTAYDKNGVRVLLHFATDCPAGRPDVLVMVASMLNTAPLPVRNIALQAAVPKTMKVRLQSPSGSELAPFNPILPPAAITQVMLLANPLKEKVRMRYKLTFTLGEQPHSEVGEVNEFPPTDRWGAL, from the exons ATGGCGGACGACGGAGAATCGCTGGAGTCCTGGCTTA ACAAAGCCACCAACCCTTCCAACAGACAGGAAGACTGGGAGTATATAATGGGATTCTGTGACCAAATCAATAAGGAACTGGAAGG CCCACAAATATCCGTTAGACTGTTGGCTCACAAGATTCAGTCCCCTCAGGAATGGGAGGCAATGCAAGCATTAATG GTTCTCGAGGCTTGTATGAAGAACTGCGGGCGACGGTTTCACAATGAAGTTGGGAAATTTaggtttttaaatgaattaattaaggTGGTTTCACCCAAA TATTTAGGAGACAAAGTATCAGAGAGAGTGAAGACAAAAGTGATCGAGATGCTGTACAGTTGGACTGTGTCTTTACCAGATGAAGCAAAGATCTTTGAAGCATATGAGATGTTAAAGTCACAGG GTATTGTTTTAGTTGACCCAGAAATCCCTCTTGATGCTACATTAATACCATCGCCTTCTCCGCGACCCAAGAATCCTGTGTTTGATGATGAGAAGAAGAGCAAG AGATTAGCAGAGCTGCTGAAGAGCAAAAAGCCTGAAGATCTGGAAGAGGCCAATCGGCTCATCAAGAACATGGTCAAGGAG GACGAGGTGAGAACGCAGAAAGCGACAAAGCAGAAAAGCACGCTGGAGGCAGTCAACAACAGTGTCAAACTCCTTAACGAGATGCTTGCTCACTTCAGCCAGGACGACTCCACGGACGGAGACAAGGAGATCATAAGG GAGCTGTATGGAGATTGCGACAAGCTCAGGCAAACTGTAGTTCAGCTCGCTACTGAGACTGAGGATAATGACAGCAGCTTGG GAGACATCCTGCAGGCCAGTGATGACCTCTCCCATGTCATTAATTCCTATAAGAAGATTGTGGAAGGACATATTGTCAATGGAGGGACTGAAGCAGCACAACAAACACAATCATCAGTGAGACAAG GTCGCACAAACCAGTCAGAGATTCTGATTGACCTGGTGGGTCTGGACATTCAGAGCGTCTCTCTACCAGGGCAGCAACCCCCAACATCTTCTTTGTCCATTCCTGCTGACCTGCTGTGTGGGTCTGCTGCCGCTGACTCTCAGTCCCACAGCCCCAGCGTACCCTCTGCAGCACTCTCTCTGCTGGATGAAGAGCTACTATCTTTAG GCCTCAACGAACCTGCTCCCATTCCAAATAAATCAACACGTGTAAACCTGAGCAATCATTTGCCATCTTTACAG GATTCCAGTcaagatttagatttttttgaaaCAACTTTGCCTTCGGTTTCTGCGTTCTCTACATCTTCACTTTATCCAGACGGCCTTTCTGTGACAGTAGCCCCAGTTAGCTCAGCCAAGTCTTCTACAACTGCCTCTGCCTTAAGCTTCCCTGGCCCCGTCTTCTCCACGCCTCCGACTTCTACAAGATCTGTCTCAACAACGTCAGTCATATTCCCACAGCCCCTCAGCTCAGTATTGACCACCACGGCTCCAGCAGCTGTTCCTCAGGCATTCAGCATGGCCTCGCCTGCTACTTCAGCCCCCCCTGTCACTCAGCAACAGGTCTCCACTTCACCTGGAGCGTCCCACACCACTTTAACTTCTCTGAGTCACAatctgcaagaccttgccttgcTGGATCTGGGCAGTCCTAAAAT TACACATGGTGTGATGGACTTTGGCAGCTTTCTGGGCAAGAGTGAGGATCTGCTCGCTCCTGCTACCCTGTCTTCCACCTCACTGCTCCTAGGAGGGTCCACTCCCCACCCTGCCAAGAGTCAGGCAGATGACAGCCCTCTGTTACGCTCTCTGTCCCCCATCCTCCCTCTGAGCCAGGCCAGCCCAGGCAAGGGACAAGAGGTGTCCCTGGCCAATGTTGTTGTCCCTTTAGATTCCATCAAGCCAA GTAAAGTGTGTCCTGTGACAGCATATGACAAAAACGGTGTCCGTGTTCTGCTGCATTTTGCCACTGACTGTCCAGCAGGCAGACCTGATGTACTGGTGATGGTTGCGTCCATGCTGAACACTGCCCCACTGCCTGTCAGGAACATTGCTCTGCAGGCTGCTGTGCCCAAG ACAATGAAAGTGAGACTGCAATCTCCCTCAGGCTCAGAGCTGGCTCCTTTTAACCCAATCCTTCCTCCTGCTGCCATCACTCAGGTCATGCTGCTTGCCAATCCTCTCAAG gAAAAGGTTCGGATGAGATACAAACTGACATTTACGCTGGGAGAGCAGCCACACTCAGAAGTGGGGGAGGTGAATGAGTTTCCGCCTACTGACCGATGGGGGGCTCTATAG